GCCGGCGGCCTCCAGCTCGGCCAGCCAGGTCTTGAATTCGTAGCGACTGAACAGCTCGCGCAGTCGCTCCTCGTCGGGCGCGCGCAGGTTCAGCGTCTCCGGCGTCTCGTCGAGCTCCAGGTCGCAGCGGATGGTGACGAGCTCCTTGGAAAGCGGCAGCTGGTCGACCGCCTCGCGCAGGTACTCGCCGACCTTGCCCCCGATCTCGTCGGCGTGCTCGATCACGCCCTCCAGGGTGCCGTACTCTTCCAGCCACTTGAGCGCGGTCTTGGGTCCGCACTTGTGCACCCCCGGGACGTTGTCGACCTTGTCGCCGATCAGCGCGAGGTAGTCGACGATGCGCTCCGGCGGCACGCCGAACTTCTCCTTCACCCCCGCCACGTCCAGGGTGGTGTCGGTCATGGTGTTGACCAGGGTGACGTGCTCGTTGACGAGCTGCGCCATGTCCTTGTCGCCGGTGGAGACCACCACCGGGATGCCCTTTTCCGCGGCCTGGCGCGACAGCGTGCCGATGACGTCGTCGGCCTCGACCCCCTCGACCATCAGCAGCGGCAGCCCCAGGGCACGCACGATCTCGTGCAGCGGCTCGACCTGGGCACCGAGCTCGTCCGGCATGGGCGGTCGGGTGGCCTTGTACTCGGGGTACATCTCGTCGCGGAAGGTCTTGCCCCGGGCGTCGAAGACCACGGCCATGTGCTCGGGGTCGTAGTCCTTCAGCAGGCGACGCAGCATGTTGGCCACACCATACATGGCGCCGGTCGGCTCGCCCGCGGCGTTGGTCAGTGGCGGCAGGGCGTGAAAGGCCCGGTAGAGATAGGACGAGCCGTCGACGAGGACGAGGGGTTTGGGGATCTGCTTGGCCATCGGGACTCTGCGTCTGCGGGAGTGGGCGGTCTATTGCACCTCAAAGGCGCACGGTCTACAAGGTGAGAGGCGCCCTCAAGACAGCGCGCCCCGGAATGTGTAAGAATCGCGTCTCCCGTTTCGACCAGCCCGACGACACCGGTCCCCGACAGCATGAAATCCAGCGATCGCGCCAGCCACCCGGTACTCCTGCCCATGGACGACTCCGTCCTCACGCGGGAGAGCTGGAAGATCTTCCAGATCATGGCCGAGTTCGTGGAGGGCTTCGAGCGCCTGGCGCGCATCAAGCCCTCGGTGAGCATCTTCGGCTCGGCCCGCATCCCGCCGGAGAGCCCCATCTACAAGCTCACCGAGGAGATCGCCCTGGAGCTGTCCAATTCCGGCTTCGCCGTGGTCAGCGGCGGCGGCCCGGGCATCATGGAGGCGGCCAACAAGGGCGCCTACGGCGGCAAGTCGCCGAGCATCGGGCTCAACATCCAGCTGCCGCACGAGCAGATCGGCAACCCCTATCAGGACATCTCGCTGGGGTTCCGCCACTTCTTCTCGCGCAAGGTGATGTTCGTGAAATACGCCTCGGCCTATGTGGTGCTGCCCGGCGGCTTCGGCACGCTGGACGAGCTGGCCGAGATCCTCACCCTGGTGCAGACGGGCAAGACCCGCCGCATCCCGATCATCCTCGTGCACTCCCCCTTCTGGAAGGGCCTGATCGACTGGTTCCGGCACACGCTGGCCGCCGAGAAGACCATCGACGAGGCCGACCTCGACCTGTTCATGCTGGTCGACGACCCGAAGGATGTGGTCAACGCCATCTTCGAGTTCTACGAAGGCACGGGCTTCGAGCCGTCACCCGCCGAGCGCGAAAAACTCATGGAGCTGTGATGAACCGCCTGCTGCCCATCCTGCTGCTCTCCCTCATCCCCGCGGCATACATCCCCATGGCCCTTGCCGCGGACGAGGCCGACACGGCCGAGGTCCCGCCGCCACCCCCGCTGATCGAGGGCGAGTCCGCCACCGAGGCCCTGATGGAGCCCGACATCACCATCCGCAAGGAGGCCGATCAGGAGGTGGAGGAATACCGCATCCAGGGCCAGCTCTACATGATCAAGGTGACGCCGAAGCGCGGCGAGCCCTATTACCTGGTCGACGCCGACGGCGACGGCGAGCTGGAGCACCAGATGTACGAGCTCGATCCCAAGTTCATGATCCCGTCCTGGACCATCTTCCGCTGGTAACGCGCGCAATCCGAGAACCCGCATGTCCGTATTCACGCCCATCAACGAAGACGAACTGAAGCAGTTCCTGCAACGCTTCGAGGTCGGCAGCCTGGAGGACTTCCAGGGCATCAGTGCCGGCATCGAGAACACCAACTACTTCGTCACCACCAGCGGCGGCCGCTACGTGCTCACCCTGTTCGAGAAGCACACGGCCGAGGAGATGCCGTATTTCCTCGGCCTGATGGCCCACCTGGCCGACCGCGGCGTGCCCAGCCCGCACCCGGTGGCCGATCGCGACGGCGACTACCTGCAGACCCTCAAGGGCAAGCCGGCCGCGCTGGTGATGCGCCTGCACGGCGCGAGTCCCGAGCACCCGGGCACGGCCCAGTGCGTCGCCATGGGCACCGCCCTGGCCCGGCTGCACGTGGCGGCGGCCGACTATCCGGCGATCCGCCCCAACGACCGCGGGCCCAAGTGGTGGCGGGTGACGGCCGAAGCCGTGATGCCGAAGCTGGACGCGGACGATGCCGCCCTGCTCGAAGAGGAGATCCGCTTCCAGGGGCTGTACCGCTTCACCGACCTGCCGCGCGGCGTGATCCATGCCGACCTGTTCCGCGACAACGCCATGTTCGAGGGCGACGAGCTCACCGGCATCATCGACTTCTACTACGCCTGCAACGACGCCCTGCTCTACGACCTGGCCGTGACGGTG
The Chromatiales bacterium genome window above contains:
- a CDS encoding TIGR00730 family Rossman fold protein; protein product: MKSSDRASHPVLLPMDDSVLTRESWKIFQIMAEFVEGFERLARIKPSVSIFGSARIPPESPIYKLTEEIALELSNSGFAVVSGGGPGIMEAANKGAYGGKSPSIGLNIQLPHEQIGNPYQDISLGFRHFFSRKVMFVKYASAYVVLPGGFGTLDELAEILTLVQTGKTRRIPIILVHSPFWKGLIDWFRHTLAAEKTIDEADLDLFMLVDDPKDVVNAIFEFYEGTGFEPSPAEREKLMEL
- a CDS encoding homoserine kinase encodes the protein MSVFTPINEDELKQFLQRFEVGSLEDFQGISAGIENTNYFVTTSGGRYVLTLFEKHTAEEMPYFLGLMAHLADRGVPSPHPVADRDGDYLQTLKGKPAALVMRLHGASPEHPGTAQCVAMGTALARLHVAAADYPAIRPNDRGPKWWRVTAEAVMPKLDADDAALLEEEIRFQGLYRFTDLPRGVIHADLFRDNAMFEGDELTGIIDFYYACNDALLYDLAVTVNDWCSEADGSLDLERARAMMRAYHAVRPLKPIERGAWPVMLRAAALRFWLSRLHDLHFPRPGEITHTKDPNVFREILRQRIAHETELQLNWV
- a CDS encoding DUF2782 domain-containing protein; the protein is MNRLLPILLLSLIPAAYIPMALAADEADTAEVPPPPPLIEGESATEALMEPDITIRKEADQEVEEYRIQGQLYMIKVTPKRGEPYYLVDADGDGELEHQMYELDPKFMIPSWTIFRW